In the genome of Polaribacter atrinae, one region contains:
- the radC gene encoding RadC family protein, with the protein MEKLTIKSWALDDRPREKLLAKGKTALSDAELIAILIGSGNRQESAVALSKRILQDVDGNINELAKLSVEKLTTFKGIGEAKAIAIITALEIGKRRQLEIALEKPKITSSKDGFNLMQPVIGDLEHEEFWVLFLNNSNKVLAKSQISKGGLTATVVDVRLLFKRALELASVAMIVCHNHPSGKLQPSNADKQLTQKIKEAGNTLDIKLLDHLIITEKAYFSFADEGHL; encoded by the coding sequence ATGGAAAAGTTAACTATTAAATCTTGGGCTTTAGATGATAGGCCAAGAGAAAAGTTGTTGGCAAAAGGAAAAACGGCACTTTCTGATGCCGAATTAATTGCAATTCTTATTGGGTCTGGTAACAGGCAAGAAAGTGCTGTAGCGCTATCTAAAAGAATTTTACAGGATGTAGATGGAAACATAAATGAGCTTGCAAAACTATCCGTAGAAAAATTAACAACCTTTAAAGGTATTGGAGAAGCAAAAGCAATTGCTATTATTACCGCCTTAGAAATAGGGAAAAGACGACAATTAGAGATAGCTTTAGAAAAACCAAAAATTACGAGTAGTAAAGATGGTTTTAATTTAATGCAACCTGTTATTGGTGATTTAGAGCACGAAGAATTTTGGGTATTATTTTTAAATAATTCTAACAAAGTTTTAGCAAAAAGTCAGATAAGTAAAGGCGGTTTAACTGCCACAGTTGTAGATGTTAGGTTGTTGTTTAAAAGGGCTTTAGAATTGGCATCTGTGGCAATGATTGTATGCCATAATCACCCTTCTGGAAAATTACAACCTAGTAATGCAGACAAACAACTTACTCAAAAAATTAAAGAAGCAGGAAACACTTTAGATATAAAGCTGCTAGATCATTTGATAATTACCGAAAAAGCGTATTTTAGCTTTGCAGATGAAGGACACTTATAG
- a CDS encoding tetratricopeptide repeat protein, with the protein MIPDDHFLGDQKCKECHQDQFKKWEGSHHDKAMDLADSISILGDFNDQTFTSQGVTSHFYKKGKDFYVNTDGPDGKNHDYKIIYTFGITPLQQYIVQFPDGHYQCLRTAWDSVEHKWFDLYPDFKVVHSEWLHWSRGGLNWNNMCSDCHSTNVRKNYDEKTHSYNTEFAIINVNCEACHGPGKEHVADVDKLGEDYMDSGTFQMTIETGPKELVDQCARCHMRREQFSEFFNFEGTMLDHYYPQLLEAPLYQADGQILDEDYVYGSFTQSKMYQNDVTCTDCHDAHSLKLKFDGNKLCAQCHVPEKYDTPTHHFHEQNTDGAKCINCHMTGRFYMGNDFRRDHSFRVPRPDLSVKYGNPNACSGCHTDKDDVWAAENFTKLFGEVDSIHYSEKLAPGITMQPNGHEGLIELMHDKHQPEIVRASATKVLSNYNAQNFVQDYITLLNDESALVRGASVDVLSGINTTDYNAYFLPLLEDPKRSVRVKAFYGLGGLAEAEVPEVYKESYQKVKKEFWLHLDTNADFVGIRMKKGDYFLKQGNLEKAIEYFETAQAIDVLNNQIRINLATLYYNINDYKKAEEAFKTVIEQEPEYGPVYYSLALMYAELNREDEAIEQLKIAMVKMPDNIRVYYNLGLLYDKKQDFKNGEKALVSGLKVDATNEGLLYALAYLYSKSDQKVKAKNIVQRLIDLYPNNQQYRNFLNQL; encoded by the coding sequence ATGATTCCAGATGATCATTTTTTAGGAGATCAAAAATGTAAAGAATGTCATCAAGATCAGTTTAAAAAATGGGAAGGCTCACATCATGATAAAGCCATGGACCTTGCAGACAGTATTTCTATTTTAGGTGATTTTAATGATCAAACATTTACAAGTCAAGGGGTAACTTCTCATTTTTATAAAAAAGGTAAAGATTTTTATGTAAATACAGATGGACCAGATGGCAAAAACCACGATTATAAAATAATATACACTTTTGGTATTACTCCTTTACAGCAATATATTGTTCAATTTCCAGATGGTCATTACCAATGTTTAAGAACTGCTTGGGATTCTGTAGAACATAAATGGTTCGATTTATATCCAGATTTTAAAGTAGTACATTCCGAATGGTTGCATTGGTCTAGAGGTGGTTTAAATTGGAATAATATGTGTTCGGACTGTCATTCTACCAATGTTCGAAAAAATTATGATGAGAAAACACATAGTTATAATACCGAATTTGCAATTATTAATGTGAATTGTGAAGCATGTCATGGTCCTGGTAAAGAACATGTTGCTGATGTAGATAAACTAGGTGAAGATTATATGGATAGTGGTACTTTTCAAATGACAATCGAAACAGGTCCCAAAGAGTTGGTAGATCAATGTGCACGTTGCCACATGAGAAGAGAACAGTTTTCTGAATTTTTTAATTTTGAAGGAACGATGTTAGATCACTATTATCCACAATTATTAGAAGCACCGTTATATCAAGCAGACGGACAAATTTTAGATGAAGATTATGTATATGGTTCGTTTACGCAGAGTAAAATGTATCAAAATGATGTAACTTGTACAGACTGCCATGATGCACATTCTTTAAAACTAAAGTTTGATGGTAATAAACTGTGTGCCCAATGTCATGTTCCAGAAAAATATGATACTCCTACACATCATTTTCACGAACAAAATACCGATGGAGCAAAATGTATTAATTGCCACATGACAGGAAGATTTTATATGGGAAATGACTTTAGAAGAGATCATAGTTTTAGAGTACCAAGACCAGATTTAAGTGTAAAATATGGAAATCCAAACGCTTGTTCTGGTTGTCATACAGATAAAGATGATGTTTGGGCGGCAGAAAATTTCACAAAATTATTTGGAGAGGTAGATTCTATTCATTATTCAGAAAAATTGGCTCCAGGAATAACAATGCAACCTAATGGACATGAGGGATTAATAGAATTGATGCACGACAAACATCAACCAGAAATAGTGAGAGCATCTGCAACAAAAGTATTGTCTAATTACAATGCACAGAATTTTGTACAAGATTATATTACACTTTTAAATGATGAATCTGCTTTGGTTAGAGGGGCAAGTGTAGATGTTTTAAGTGGCATAAATACCACAGATTATAATGCTTATTTTTTGCCGTTACTAGAAGATCCTAAGAGAAGTGTTAGAGTAAAAGCTTTTTATGGTTTAGGCGGTTTGGCAGAAGCAGAAGTACCTGAAGTTTATAAAGAAAGTTATCAAAAAGTAAAAAAGGAATTTTGGTTGCATTTAGATACGAATGCAGATTTTGTTGGAATAAGAATGAAAAAAGGAGATTACTTTTTAAAACAAGGAAATTTAGAAAAAGCCATTGAATATTTTGAAACTGCCCAAGCTATAGATGTTCTTAACAATCAAATTAGAATAAATTTAGCAACATTGTATTATAATATAAATGATTATAAAAAAGCCGAAGAAGCTTTTAAAACCGTAATTGAACAAGAGCCCGAATATGGACCTGTTTATTATTCTCTTGCACTAATGTATGCCGAGTTAAATAGAGAAGATGAGGCAATTGAGCAACTTAAAATAGCTATGGTTAAAATGCCAGACAATATTCGTGTTTATTATAATTTAGGTTTGCTATATGATAAAAAACAAGACTTTAAAAATGGAGAAAAAGCATTGGTTTCTGGGCTTAAGGTTGATGCAACAAATGAAGGTTTATTGTATGCGCTGGCTTATTTATATTCTAAATCTGATCAAAAAGTAAAAGCGAAAAACATTGTGCAAAGATTAATTGATTTATACCCAAACAACCAACAATATAGAAACTTTCTAAATCAACTGTAA
- a CDS encoding nucleotidyltransferase family protein, which produces MTYKETLFFIAKSLTINHEEKNKVLIEAELKLGNIDWDAIVKVSTGHFVFPALYCNLKKANFLHYLPEELVNYMIHITDLNRERNQEIIDQAKEINELLLKNNITPIFLKGTGNLLEGLYEDIGERMVGDIDFIFSEEEYPKAIKLLANNEYSKVHKTTYDFPQFKHHPRLQRLNKIAAIEIHKELLIEKYAGEFNYNIVKKDSQIINKVNVISFKNQLALSIIATQINDDGFHYKNISLRNAYDVFLLSKKINSNKGFDKFQKLKPPLNCFYACCFEVFNKPDSLQYNYTKEIEKYLITFNEQLNDNNLRNKRYKKTKNILFIKKRFSIISKSIFEKTYRNWLIKRTTDKNWQQEKLIQLGLKKTKPNL; this is translated from the coding sequence ATGACTTATAAAGAAACGCTCTTTTTTATTGCTAAAAGTTTAACGATTAATCACGAAGAAAAAAATAAAGTTTTAATCGAAGCAGAATTAAAATTAGGTAATATAGATTGGGATGCTATTGTAAAAGTAAGTACTGGGCATTTTGTTTTCCCAGCTTTATATTGCAATCTAAAAAAAGCGAATTTTCTGCATTATTTACCCGAAGAATTGGTGAATTATATGATTCACATTACGGATTTAAATAGAGAAAGAAACCAAGAAATTATTGATCAAGCTAAAGAAATCAACGAACTTCTTTTAAAAAATAACATTACACCTATTTTCTTAAAAGGAACAGGAAATCTACTAGAAGGTTTGTATGAAGATATTGGAGAGAGAATGGTTGGTGATATCGATTTTATTTTCTCAGAAGAAGAATATCCAAAAGCAATCAAATTATTAGCAAATAATGAATATTCTAAAGTACATAAAACTACATACGATTTCCCTCAATTTAAACACCACCCTAGATTACAAAGGTTAAATAAGATTGCTGCTATAGAAATTCATAAAGAATTATTGATTGAAAAATATGCTGGTGAATTTAATTATAATATCGTAAAAAAAGATTCACAAATAATAAATAAAGTAAATGTAATTAGTTTTAAAAATCAATTAGCTTTATCAATTATTGCTACTCAAATAAATGATGATGGATTTCATTACAAAAATATTTCTTTAAGAAACGCTTACGATGTTTTTTTACTCTCTAAAAAAATAAATTCAAATAAAGGTTTTGATAAATTTCAAAAATTAAAACCCCCTTTAAATTGTTTTTATGCCTGTTGTTTTGAAGTTTTTAATAAACCAGATTCTTTACAATATAATTACACAAAAGAAATAGAAAAATATCTAATTACTTTTAATGAACAATTAAACGATAATAATTTAAGAAACAAACGTTATAAAAAAACAAAAAATATACTTTTTATAAAAAAGAGATTTAGTATTATTTCTAAATCTATTTTTGAAAAAACGTATAGAAACTGGTTAATTAAACGAACTACAGACAAAAATTGGCAACAAGAAAAATTAATTCAACTGGGGCTAAAAAAAACTAAACCAAACCTTTAA
- a CDS encoding TrkH family potassium uptake protein — translation MTSTLNSKIIFRFLGITAILNGFFMFIAYPFSVYHKEDAKWGILNAGIVTVIIGLLLYFLNKPKSTNIKKKDGYLIVTLGWLILSITGMLPYLFSGTIPSVADAFFETISGYSTTGSSILIDIESMPKGILFWRSATHWIGGMGIIVLTIAILPLLGIGGMQLFMAEAPGPSADKLHPRITDTAKRLYLIYISLTFAQFFLLKVAGMTWFDAINHAMATMSTGGFSTKNSSVAFYNNLPLVQYIIIFFMFVAGTNFVITYFALKGKVRKVFESEEFKYYFFGILGVSALIAIIIIFFQDANLQTTIQHPMIYGEVESAIRHSLFMVISVVTTTGFVSADFTMWNFFATGIFFALFFTGGSAGSTSGGIKIVRHIVMLKNSFLEFKKALHPNAIIPVRLDGKSIPPTIVFNILSFFIIYMLIFILASVILTLLGLDFMSALGAAASSLGNIGPAIGSVSPVDSYAHLSDAAKWFCSFLMLIGRLELFTVLILFTPFFWRKN, via the coding sequence ATGACGAGCACATTAAACAGTAAAATAATATTTCGTTTTTTAGGTATTACCGCAATCCTAAACGGATTCTTTATGTTTATCGCCTATCCTTTTAGTGTGTACCACAAAGAAGATGCTAAGTGGGGAATTCTAAATGCAGGAATTGTAACTGTAATTATTGGACTTTTACTTTATTTTCTAAACAAACCTAAAAGCACTAATATAAAAAAGAAAGACGGATATTTAATTGTTACTTTAGGTTGGTTAATCCTTTCTATAACAGGAATGTTACCTTATTTATTTTCTGGCACAATACCAAGTGTTGCAGATGCTTTTTTTGAAACCATATCTGGCTATTCCACCACGGGTTCTTCCATCTTAATAGATATAGAGTCCATGCCAAAAGGAATTTTATTTTGGAGAAGCGCAACCCATTGGATTGGTGGAATGGGTATAATTGTACTTACCATTGCTATTTTACCTCTTTTAGGTATTGGTGGAATGCAACTTTTTATGGCAGAAGCTCCAGGACCATCGGCAGATAAATTACACCCTAGAATTACAGATACAGCAAAACGATTGTATTTAATTTATATATCTCTTACGTTTGCTCAATTCTTTTTATTAAAAGTTGCTGGTATGACTTGGTTTGATGCTATTAACCATGCAATGGCAACCATGAGTACGGGTGGTTTTTCTACAAAAAATAGTAGTGTAGCTTTCTATAACAACCTTCCACTGGTACAATATATTATTATCTTTTTTATGTTTGTGGCAGGGACCAACTTTGTAATTACTTATTTTGCTTTAAAAGGAAAGGTTCGTAAAGTTTTTGAAAGTGAAGAGTTTAAATATTACTTTTTTGGAATATTAGGCGTTTCTGCATTAATAGCTATTATAATCATCTTTTTTCAAGATGCAAATTTACAAACAACCATTCAGCACCCAATGATTTATGGAGAAGTAGAAAGTGCTATTAGACACTCACTCTTCATGGTGATCTCAGTGGTAACAACAACTGGTTTTGTAAGTGCAGATTTTACTATGTGGAATTTCTTTGCAACAGGTATTTTCTTTGCATTGTTTTTTACAGGTGGTTCTGCAGGCTCTACAAGTGGTGGTATTAAAATAGTAAGACATATAGTAATGCTTAAAAACAGCTTTTTAGAATTTAAAAAAGCTTTACACCCAAATGCAATTATTCCTGTAAGATTAGACGGAAAGTCGATACCTCCCACAATTGTATTTAACATTCTATCCTTTTTTATTATTTACATGCTCATCTTTATTTTAGCCTCTGTAATACTAACTCTTTTAGGCTTAGACTTTATGTCTGCTTTAGGAGCCGCAGCATCTTCTTTAGGAAATATTGGACCTGCAATTGGTAGCGTAAGTCCCGTAGACAGTTATGCGCATTTATCTGATGCTGCCAAATGGTTTTGTTCATTTTTAATGCTTATAGGTCGTTTAGAACTTTTTACAGTACTTATTTTATTTACTCCTTTCTTTTGGCGTAAAAATTAA
- a CDS encoding polysaccharide deacetylase family protein: MILVYTHKITPRVRYIFKHILTRTLLIPVDFTSKVEEFVAFNGPKMTYTKTPLGNEFFVKSNNLLFEQGVNDMEISMQKWDETPCFFKTGPKSSIPFDVFAASFYLISRYEEYLPHVKDIHGRYTADQSLAYKKRFLEKPVVDIWAYKLLDALKEKFPDYVYSERKYEFISTVDIDNAYAYKYKSLVRSVGGFVNDLLHLRLFDVWNRFAVTFNLKSDPFDTFHKILEIKKEHKIKTIFFFLIGDYTTFDTNVSASKSKYRLLIKEMVDYAKVGLHPSYFTMNNASLLKKEKLRLENIINSPIQRSRQHYLRFSLPETYQNLIDLEVEEDYSMGYASNVGFRASTCTPFYFYDLDFEIQTPLKVFPFALMDTTLNDYMKLTPKQSLGRIRDIKNEVKAVNGTFITLFHNESLSDYLRWKGWKRLYESMVKIAIS; this comes from the coding sequence ATGATACTAGTTTACACACATAAAATCACCCCAAGAGTTCGTTATATTTTTAAACACATTCTTACAAGAACGTTATTAATTCCGGTAGATTTTACTTCTAAAGTAGAAGAATTTGTGGCCTTTAATGGTCCTAAAATGACCTATACAAAAACACCTTTAGGGAATGAGTTTTTTGTAAAAAGTAACAATTTACTGTTTGAACAAGGTGTTAATGATATGGAAATTTCTATGCAGAAATGGGATGAAACTCCTTGCTTCTTTAAAACCGGACCAAAATCTTCTATTCCTTTTGATGTTTTTGCGGCAAGTTTTTATTTAATTTCTAGATATGAAGAGTATTTACCACATGTAAAAGACATTCATGGACGTTATACTGCAGACCAAAGTTTGGCGTATAAAAAAAGGTTTTTAGAAAAACCTGTGGTAGATATTTGGGCTTATAAACTATTAGATGCTTTAAAAGAAAAATTTCCAGATTATGTATATAGTGAGCGAAAATATGAGTTTATTTCTACTGTAGATATTGATAATGCTTACGCTTATAAGTATAAAAGTTTAGTAAGAAGTGTAGGTGGTTTTGTGAATGATTTGCTTCATTTAAGATTATTTGATGTTTGGAATCGATTTGCAGTTACATTTAATCTAAAAAGCGATCCTTTTGACACTTTTCATAAAATTTTAGAGATTAAAAAAGAGCATAAGATTAAAACGATTTTTTTCTTCTTAATTGGCGACTATACTACTTTTGATACCAATGTTTCTGCATCAAAAAGTAAGTACAGGTTACTTATTAAAGAAATGGTAGATTATGCAAAAGTAGGGTTGCACCCTTCTTATTTTACTATGAATAATGCTTCTTTATTAAAGAAAGAAAAACTGAGATTAGAAAATATTATTAATTCGCCAATTCAAAGATCTAGACAGCATTATTTACGCTTTAGCTTGCCAGAAACGTATCAAAATTTAATAGATTTAGAGGTAGAAGAAGATTATTCTATGGGGTATGCAAGCAATGTAGGGTTTAGGGCTAGTACGTGTACACCTTTTTATTTTTACGATTTAGATTTTGAAATTCAAACACCTTTAAAAGTATTTCCTTTTGCTTTAATGGATACAACTTTAAATGACTATATGAAGTTAACACCTAAACAATCTTTAGGTAGAATTAGAGATATCAAAAACGAAGTAAAAGCTGTTAATGGGACTTTTATTACCTTATTTCATAACGAAAGTTTAAGTGATTATCTGCGTTGGAAAGGCTGGAAAAGATTGTACGAGTCTATGGTTAAAATAGCTATTTCATAA
- a CDS encoding UDP-N-acetylmuramate--L-alanine ligase, with protein MKIHFIAIGGSAMHNLAIALYQKGYQVSGSDDTIHNPSKSRLEKYGLLPEVFGWFPEEITSELDVVILGMHAKKDNPELLKAQELGLKIYSYPEFLYEQSKDKTRVVIGGSHGKTTITSMILHVLNYHEKEVDYMVGAQLDGFETMVHLTEENDFIVLEGDEYLSSPIDMRPKFHLYKPNIALLSGIAWDHINVFPTFEGYVEQFKIFTDSMVNGGSMVYNEEDEIVKDVVESSENHIKKYPYTTPGHFIENGITYLQTSEGDLPLEVFGKHNLQNLAGAKWICQHMGVDEDDFYEAIASFAGASKRLEKIVETPSTVIFKDFAHSPSKVAATTKAVKEQYSERTVLACLELHTYSSLNAEFLAEYKGALDAADKAVVFYSPDAVKIKQLEAVTAQQIAEAFEREDLVIYTNPDEFKAFLFSQNLEKSAVVLMSSGNYGGLDFDEVKGLV; from the coding sequence ATGAAAATTCATTTTATTGCTATTGGCGGAAGTGCCATGCACAACTTAGCAATTGCTTTATACCAAAAAGGATACCAAGTTTCTGGATCCGATGATACAATTCACAATCCTTCTAAATCTCGATTAGAAAAATATGGGTTATTGCCAGAAGTATTTGGCTGGTTTCCAGAGGAAATAACATCAGAATTAGATGTTGTCATTTTGGGAATGCATGCTAAAAAAGACAATCCAGAATTATTAAAAGCGCAAGAATTAGGATTAAAAATTTATTCTTACCCTGAGTTTTTATATGAGCAATCTAAGGATAAAACACGAGTTGTAATTGGTGGTTCTCATGGAAAAACAACCATAACTTCTATGATTTTACATGTGTTGAACTATCATGAAAAAGAAGTAGATTATATGGTAGGTGCACAATTAGACGGTTTTGAAACCATGGTGCATTTAACGGAAGAAAATGATTTTATTGTTTTAGAAGGTGATGAATATTTGAGTTCGCCAATAGATATGAGACCTAAATTTCATTTATACAAACCAAATATTGCCCTATTAAGTGGTATTGCTTGGGACCATATTAATGTTTTTCCAACATTTGAAGGTTATGTAGAGCAGTTTAAAATCTTTACAGACTCTATGGTAAACGGAGGAAGTATGGTGTATAATGAGGAAGATGAAATTGTAAAAGATGTTGTAGAATCATCAGAAAATCATATTAAGAAATATCCGTATACTACACCAGGACACTTTATAGAAAACGGAATTACCTATTTACAAACATCAGAAGGAGATTTGCCTTTAGAAGTTTTTGGAAAACACAATCTTCAGAATTTAGCAGGAGCAAAGTGGATTTGTCAGCACATGGGAGTTGATGAAGATGATTTCTATGAGGCAATTGCTAGTTTTGCAGGTGCAAGTAAGCGTTTAGAGAAAATTGTAGAAACTCCATCAACAGTAATTTTTAAAGATTTTGCACATTCGCCAAGTAAAGTAGCAGCAACTACAAAAGCGGTAAAAGAGCAATATTCTGAAAGAACAGTTTTGGCTTGTTTAGAATTACATACATATTCTAGTTTGAATGCTGAGTTTTTAGCAGAATATAAAGGAGCATTAGACGCTGCTGATAAAGCGGTTGTTTTTTACTCTCCCGATGCCGTAAAAATTAAACAATTAGAAGCGGTTACTGCACAACAAATTGCAGAGGCTTTTGAAAGAGAAGATTTAGTTATTTATACAAATCCAGATGAATTTAAAGCATTTTTATTCAGCCAAAATTTAGAGAAATCGGCAGTGGTTTTAATGAGTTCTGGTAATTATGGTGGTTTAGATTTTGATGAAGTTAAAGGTTTGGTTTAG
- the trkA gene encoding Trk system potassium transporter TrkA, giving the protein MKIIIAGAGDVGFHLAKLLSYESQDTYIIDFDGEKLDYLNSHLDVITKKGDATSIKLLKEIGIDSADLLIAVTDSQNTNFTISVIGKSLGVKKTIARIDNPEFLNNCEVDFTKFGLDFMISPQELAANEIKMLLNQSSFNDTVAFESGIFNVLGTPLTYKSPIVDLSVKDAKQKFSDVDFITIAIKRQGESQTIIPRGDIVYEIGDQVYFCVPNYSMSDLYPITGKKRMHIKNVMILGGGSIGEKTARKLCKDNFRVKLIEKKKDKAEFLAEVLNDTLVINGDGRDLELLEEENIRETDAFIAVTGNSETNIMSCLVAKSKGVKKTVALVENMDYIDISQTIGIQSLINKKLLAASNIFRHIRKGEILDLANLHNVDAEVFEFEVKEGAKVSEYPIKDLRVPREAIFGGIIRDKKAIMPHGNVQIKTGDKVIVFCLPEAISAVERLFK; this is encoded by the coding sequence ATGAAAATTATTATAGCTGGTGCTGGAGACGTTGGTTTTCACTTGGCTAAACTTCTTTCTTACGAATCTCAAGACACCTACATTATAGACTTTGATGGTGAAAAATTAGATTATCTAAATAGTCATTTAGATGTAATTACTAAAAAAGGAGACGCTACCTCAATAAAGTTATTAAAAGAAATAGGAATTGATTCTGCAGATTTATTAATAGCAGTTACCGATAGCCAAAACACTAATTTTACAATTTCTGTTATTGGAAAATCTTTAGGTGTTAAAAAAACAATTGCAAGAATAGACAATCCTGAGTTTCTAAATAATTGTGAGGTAGATTTTACAAAATTTGGTTTAGACTTTATGATTTCGCCGCAAGAATTAGCGGCTAATGAAATAAAAATGTTGTTAAATCAATCTTCATTTAATGATACTGTAGCATTTGAAAGCGGTATTTTTAATGTATTAGGTACGCCATTAACTTATAAATCTCCCATTGTAGATTTATCTGTAAAAGATGCAAAACAAAAGTTTTCGGATGTAGATTTTATTACAATTGCTATAAAGAGGCAAGGTGAATCTCAAACTATTATTCCTAGAGGAGATATTGTTTATGAAATAGGAGACCAAGTTTATTTTTGTGTACCGAATTATAGTATGAGCGACCTTTACCCTATTACTGGTAAAAAACGAATGCATATTAAAAATGTTATGATTCTTGGTGGTGGTAGTATTGGAGAAAAAACTGCAAGAAAACTTTGTAAAGATAATTTTAGAGTAAAACTTATAGAAAAGAAAAAAGATAAAGCAGAGTTTCTAGCAGAAGTGCTAAATGATACTTTGGTTATTAATGGTGATGGTAGAGATTTAGAACTGTTAGAAGAAGAAAACATTAGAGAAACAGACGCTTTTATTGCAGTTACAGGAAATTCTGAAACCAACATTATGTCTTGTTTGGTTGCAAAATCTAAAGGTGTTAAAAAAACGGTTGCCTTGGTTGAAAATATGGATTATATTGATATTTCTCAAACTATTGGAATTCAATCTTTAATAAATAAAAAATTGCTTGCTGCAAGTAATATTTTTAGACATATTAGAAAAGGTGAAATTTTAGACCTAGCCAATTTACATAACGTAGATGCAGAAGTTTTTGAATTTGAAGTTAAAGAAGGTGCTAAAGTCTCAGAATATCCTATTAAAGATCTTCGCGTTCCTAGAGAAGCTATTTTTGGAGGTATTATTAGAGATAAAAAAGCAATTATGCCTCACGGAAATGTACAAATTAAAACGGGAGACAAAGTAATTGTATTCTGTTTACCAGAAGCTATAAGTGCTGTAGAACGTTTATTTAAATAA